The Microvirgula aerodenitrificans DSM 15089 genome has a segment encoding these proteins:
- a CDS encoding methionine ABC transporter ATP-binding protein, with protein MTSLTDLPPDLHALLQPAQAEAASTARVAFEHVGRRFDTPAGAVDALHDIDFTIHAGEIFGIIGRSGAGKSTLVRTINQLERPTSGRVLVNGVDLATLGEDALAQARRRIGMIFQHFNLLSSGTVAENIGLPLRIAGVPKRDIAARVDSLLELVGLSARRDAYPATLSGGQKQRVGIARALVHDPDILLCDEATSALDPETTHSILALLRDINRRLGLTVVLITHEMEVIREVCDRVAVLEKGRVVELGPVWRVFGAPQAEATDALLRPLAHDLPDDLRDRITATPSAVDDDLLLDVRLDGASGDDPDLARVAAALGRRVRLLHGGIERIQGRPLGRLVLALDPAGLSSPASALAASLGLGAERVRVLGYLNHA; from the coding sequence ATGACTTCGCTGACCGATCTGCCGCCGGACCTGCATGCGCTGCTGCAGCCGGCACAGGCCGAAGCCGCCTCGACGGCACGGGTGGCGTTCGAGCATGTCGGCCGCCGCTTCGATACGCCGGCCGGTGCGGTCGACGCGCTGCACGATATCGACTTCACCATTCATGCCGGCGAAATCTTCGGCATCATCGGCCGCAGCGGTGCCGGCAAGTCGACGCTGGTGCGGACCATCAACCAGCTGGAACGGCCGACGTCCGGCCGGGTGCTGGTCAATGGCGTCGACCTGGCCACGCTGGGCGAGGATGCACTGGCGCAGGCACGTCGGCGCATCGGCATGATCTTCCAGCATTTCAATCTGCTGTCGTCCGGCACAGTGGCCGAGAACATCGGCCTGCCGCTGCGTATCGCCGGCGTGCCGAAGCGCGATATCGCGGCGCGGGTCGACAGCCTGCTGGAACTGGTCGGCCTCAGCGCCAGGCGCGATGCCTACCCGGCCACGCTGTCCGGCGGGCAGAAACAGCGGGTCGGCATTGCCCGCGCGCTGGTCCACGACCCGGACATCCTGCTGTGCGACGAGGCGACCTCGGCGCTTGATCCGGAAACCACCCACTCGATCCTGGCCCTGCTGCGCGACATCAACCGCCGGCTCGGGCTGACCGTGGTGCTGATCACCCACGAAATGGAAGTCATCCGCGAGGTGTGCGACCGGGTCGCGGTGCTGGAAAAAGGCCGGGTGGTCGAGCTGGGGCCTGTGTGGCGCGTCTTCGGCGCGCCGCAGGCGGAGGCCACCGACGCCCTGCTGCGCCCGCTGGCGCACGACCTGCCGGATGACCTGCGCGATCGCATCACTGCCACGCCGTCCGCCGTCGATGACGATCTGCTGCTCGATGTCCGGCTGGATGGCGCCAGCGGCGACGATCCTGACCTGGCTCGCGTCGCCGCCGCCCTCGGCCGGCGGGTTCGGCTGCTGCACGGCGGGATCGAACGCATCCAGGGCCGGCCACTGGGCCGGCTGGTGCTGGCGCTGGACCCGGCCGGCCTGTCCTCACCGGCGTCGGCACTGGCCGCGAGCCTCGGGCTCGGCGCGGAGCGCGTGCGCGTTCTCGGATACCTGAATCATGCTTGA
- a CDS encoding MetQ/NlpA family ABC transporter substrate-binding protein yields the protein MNSRTAGNRAAPTRTWLGAVLALTLMLPLAGQAKDAPIRLGVTPTPQVESLRIAAREAKAQGLEVELVEFNDWNTPNAALANGDIDVNYFQHIPFLENAKKQGGYRLVAIAPGTLTQIGLYSNKYKSFSQIPTGGTVAIASDPVNGGRGLLMLQKSGLIRLKPGVSYNASVQDIVSNPKKLKIIALEATQLARSLDDVDLAQGYPIFLKLAGRNPDNALLFDGIDNKLYALQFVVQPKDANNPRIRKFIDIYQHSKAVRASLDQVFGKLYVPAW from the coding sequence ATGAACAGCAGAACTGCAGGAAACCGGGCCGCGCCGACGCGGACGTGGCTGGGCGCCGTACTGGCGCTGACCCTGATGCTGCCACTGGCGGGACAGGCGAAAGACGCGCCGATCCGGCTCGGCGTGACGCCGACGCCGCAGGTCGAATCGCTGCGGATTGCGGCGCGCGAGGCCAAAGCACAGGGGCTGGAGGTCGAACTGGTCGAGTTCAACGACTGGAATACCCCGAATGCCGCACTCGCCAACGGTGATATCGACGTCAACTATTTCCAGCACATCCCGTTCCTGGAAAACGCGAAGAAACAGGGCGGCTACCGGCTGGTCGCCATCGCCCCGGGCACGCTGACCCAGATCGGGCTGTACTCGAACAAGTACAAATCGTTCAGCCAGATCCCGACCGGCGGCACGGTGGCGATTGCCAGCGACCCGGTCAACGGCGGCCGCGGGCTGCTGATGCTGCAGAAGTCCGGCCTGATCCGGCTGAAGCCCGGCGTCAGCTACAACGCCAGCGTGCAGGACATCGTCAGCAATCCGAAGAAGCTGAAAATCATCGCGCTGGAAGCGACCCAGCTGGCACGCTCGCTCGACGATGTCGACCTGGCCCAGGGCTACCCGATCTTCCTGAAGCTTGCCGGCCGCAATCCGGACAATGCACTGCTGTTCGACGGCATCGACAACAAGCTGTACGCACTGCAGTTCGTGGTGCAGCCGAAGGATGCGAACAACCCGCGCATCCGCAAGTTCATCGACATCTACCAGCACTCGAAGGCCGTGCGCGCGTCGCTGGATCAGGTGTTCGGCAAGCTGTACGTACCGGCCTGGTAA
- the metH gene encoding methionine synthase, with the protein MPDRSARLSALLAERILILDGGMGTMIQRHQLEEADYRGERFADWPSDVKGNNDLLVLTRPDVIGGIHQAYLDAGADIIETNTFNATSIAMADYGMEALVHEMNRSAAVLVRGLCDAETARNPARPRFVAGVLGPTNRTCSISPDVNDPGYRNVSFDELVVAYTEAIDGLVAGGADLLLVETIFDTLNAKAAVFAIRRYFDARPTLERLPVMISGTITDQSGRTLTGQTTEAFYNSLRHASPLSMGLNCALGPDLLRPYVEELSRINESFVSVHANAGLPNAFGGYDLEPSDMATSVREWAESGLINIVGGCCGTTPDHIAAMARAVDGLPPRQRPVIEPKCRLSGLEPFNIGDRDLFVNVGERTNVTGSRAFARLILAGDYPTALDVARQQVANGAQVIDINMDEGMLDAHAAMVRFLNLIAAEPDIARVPIMIDSSKWDVIEAGLKCIQGKGIVNSISMKEGRDKFVEQARLLRAYGAAVIVMAFDESGQADTYARKVEICAESYRILVDEVGFPAEDIIFDPNVFAVATGIEEHARYGLDFIEATGWIKQNLPHAKISGGVSNVSFSFRGNNKVREAIHAVFLYHAIQRGMTMGIVNAGALEVYDEVDPALRERIEDVVLMRTPKDGGDATEHLITLAEKFRGDAKEARGEDLSWREWPVAKRLEHALVKGITTFIVEDTEQVRLTCERPIHVIEGPLMDGMNVVGDLFGAGKMFLPQVVKSARVMKAAVAHLEPFIEEEKIRMGLADAPAKGVIIMATVKGDVHDIGKNIVGVVLRCNNYQVIDLGVMVPCQKILDAAIEHRADIIGLSGLITPSLEEMSHVAREMQRQGFSLPLLIGGATTSKVHTAVKIAPHYAHPVIYVADASRAVGVCSNLLSDTLCEPFVAEIAAEYQRARDGHANRREGRLASIAAARANDYKLDLAHYTPPKPAWLGVREFRHYPLAEIAGHIDWTPFFQSWELAGRYPRILSDEIVGESARALFADAQAMLKEIIAGDWLTANAVIGLFPANRVDHDDIALYHPDTGERLLTWHGLRQQMPRNDVKPNWCLSDFVADKASGVTDYVGAFAVTAGLGIDEHVRRFEEAGDDYSAILLKALADRFAEAFAELMHERVRREFWGYAADEQLSNEALIDEQYRGIRPAPGYPACPDHTVKTALFDLLDARAIGMDLTDGYAMTPAAAVSGFYLSHPDSQYFGVGKLGRDQVESYAARRGVTLQQAERDLAPNLGYDPE; encoded by the coding sequence ATGCCCGATAGATCCGCCCGCCTGTCCGCCCTGCTTGCCGAACGCATCCTGATTCTCGACGGCGGCATGGGCACCATGATCCAGCGCCACCAGCTGGAGGAAGCCGACTATCGTGGCGAGCGCTTTGCCGACTGGCCCAGCGACGTAAAAGGCAACAACGACCTGCTGGTGCTGACGCGCCCGGACGTGATCGGCGGCATTCACCAGGCCTATCTCGATGCCGGCGCCGACATTATCGAGACCAACACTTTCAATGCGACGTCGATCGCCATGGCCGATTACGGCATGGAAGCGCTGGTCCACGAGATGAACCGCAGTGCGGCAGTGCTGGTACGCGGGCTGTGCGATGCCGAAACGGCACGCAATCCGGCCAGACCGCGCTTTGTCGCCGGCGTGCTCGGCCCGACCAACCGCACCTGCAGCATCAGCCCGGACGTCAACGATCCCGGCTACCGCAATGTGAGTTTCGACGAGCTGGTGGTGGCCTACACCGAGGCCATCGATGGCCTGGTAGCCGGCGGCGCCGACCTGCTGCTGGTCGAAACCATCTTCGATACGCTGAATGCCAAGGCGGCGGTGTTCGCCATCCGCCGCTATTTCGACGCCCGCCCGACGCTCGAACGGCTGCCGGTAATGATCTCCGGCACCATTACCGACCAGAGCGGCCGCACACTGACCGGCCAGACCACCGAGGCGTTCTACAACAGCCTGCGCCACGCCAGCCCGCTGAGCATGGGCCTGAACTGTGCGCTGGGCCCGGACCTGCTGCGGCCGTATGTCGAGGAGCTGTCGCGGATCAACGAAAGCTTCGTGTCGGTCCATGCGAACGCCGGTCTGCCGAATGCATTCGGCGGCTACGATCTGGAACCGTCCGACATGGCGACGTCGGTGCGCGAATGGGCCGAGTCCGGGCTGATCAATATCGTCGGCGGCTGTTGCGGCACCACCCCTGACCACATTGCCGCCATGGCGCGCGCGGTCGACGGCCTGCCGCCGCGGCAGCGGCCCGTCATCGAGCCGAAATGCCGGCTGTCCGGTCTGGAACCGTTCAATATCGGCGACCGCGACCTGTTCGTGAACGTGGGCGAACGCACCAACGTCACCGGCTCCAGGGCCTTTGCCCGGCTGATCCTGGCCGGTGACTACCCGACGGCGCTCGATGTGGCGCGCCAGCAGGTAGCAAACGGCGCCCAGGTCATCGACATCAATATGGACGAGGGCATGCTCGATGCGCATGCCGCCATGGTCCGCTTCCTGAACCTGATCGCCGCCGAGCCGGACATCGCCCGCGTGCCGATCATGATCGACTCGTCGAAGTGGGACGTGATCGAGGCCGGGCTGAAGTGCATCCAGGGCAAGGGCATCGTCAACTCGATCTCGATGAAGGAAGGCCGCGACAAGTTCGTCGAGCAGGCACGCCTGCTGCGCGCCTATGGCGCAGCGGTCATCGTCATGGCCTTCGACGAGAGCGGTCAGGCCGACACCTATGCGCGCAAGGTCGAGATCTGCGCCGAAAGTTACCGCATCCTGGTCGACGAGGTCGGTTTCCCGGCCGAGGACATCATCTTCGACCCGAACGTGTTCGCCGTTGCCACCGGCATCGAGGAACACGCGCGCTACGGTCTCGATTTCATCGAGGCCACCGGCTGGATCAAGCAGAACCTGCCGCATGCCAAGATTTCCGGCGGCGTGTCCAATGTGTCGTTCTCGTTCCGTGGCAACAACAAGGTGCGCGAGGCGATCCACGCCGTGTTCCTGTACCACGCCATCCAGCGCGGCATGACCATGGGCATCGTCAATGCCGGGGCGCTGGAGGTCTACGACGAGGTCGACCCGGCCCTGCGCGAACGCATCGAGGACGTCGTGCTGATGCGCACGCCGAAGGACGGCGGCGACGCGACCGAGCACCTGATCACCCTGGCGGAGAAATTCCGGGGCGACGCGAAGGAAGCCAGGGGCGAGGACCTGAGCTGGCGTGAATGGCCGGTCGCCAAACGACTGGAGCACGCGCTGGTCAAGGGCATCACCACCTTTATTGTCGAGGATACCGAACAGGTCCGGCTGACCTGCGAGCGCCCGATCCATGTGATCGAGGGCCCGCTGATGGACGGCATGAACGTGGTCGGCGACCTGTTCGGCGCCGGCAAGATGTTCCTGCCGCAGGTGGTGAAGTCGGCCCGGGTCATGAAGGCCGCGGTCGCCCACCTCGAACCGTTCATCGAAGAAGAAAAGATCCGCATGGGGCTGGCCGACGCGCCGGCCAAGGGCGTGATCATCATGGCCACGGTCAAGGGCGACGTCCACGATATCGGCAAGAACATCGTCGGCGTGGTCCTGCGCTGCAACAACTATCAGGTCATCGACCTCGGCGTGATGGTGCCGTGCCAGAAGATTCTCGACGCCGCCATCGAACACAGGGCCGACATCATCGGCCTGTCCGGCCTGATTACGCCGTCGCTGGAGGAAATGAGCCACGTCGCCAGGGAAATGCAGCGCCAGGGTTTCAGCCTGCCGCTGCTGATCGGCGGCGCGACCACGTCCAAGGTGCATACGGCGGTGAAGATCGCCCCGCACTACGCGCATCCGGTCATCTACGTCGCCGACGCCAGCCGCGCGGTCGGCGTGTGCTCGAACCTGCTGTCGGACACGCTGTGCGAACCGTTCGTGGCCGAAATCGCCGCCGAATACCAGCGCGCCCGCGACGGCCACGCCAACCGCCGCGAAGGCCGGCTGGCCTCGATCGCCGCCGCGCGCGCCAACGATTACAAGCTCGACCTCGCCCACTACACGCCACCGAAGCCGGCCTGGCTCGGCGTGCGCGAATTCCGCCACTATCCGCTGGCGGAGATCGCCGGCCATATCGACTGGACGCCGTTCTTCCAGAGCTGGGAGCTGGCCGGCCGTTATCCGCGCATTCTCAGTGACGAGATCGTCGGTGAATCGGCGCGCGCGCTGTTCGCCGATGCCCAGGCGATGCTGAAGGAGATCATCGCCGGCGACTGGCTGACCGCCAATGCCGTGATCGGCCTGTTCCCGGCCAACCGCGTCGATCACGATGATATCGCGCTGTATCACCCGGACACGGGCGAACGCCTGCTGACCTGGCACGGACTGCGCCAGCAGATGCCGCGCAACGACGTGAAACCGAACTGGTGCCTGTCCGACTTCGTCGCCGACAAGGCCAGCGGCGTCACCGACTATGTCGGCGCGTTTGCCGTGACCGCCGGCCTGGGCATCGACGAGCACGTGCGCCGTTTCGAGGAAGCCGGCGACGACTACTCGGCCATTCTGCTGAAGGCGCTGGCCGACCGCTTTGCCGAAGCGTTCGCCGAGCTGATGCACGAGCGGGTGCGCCGCGAGTTCTGGGGCTATGCCGCCGACGAACAGTTGAGCAATGAAGCGCTGATCGACGAGCAGTACCGCGGCATCCGCCCGGCGCCAGGCTATCCGGCCTGCCCGGACCATACGGTCAAGACCGCGCTGTTCGACCTGCTCGATGCACGCGCCATCGGCATGGACCTGACCGATGGCTATGCAATGACGCCGGCGGCAGCGGTCAGCGGCTTCTATCTGAGTCATCCGGACAGCCAGTATTTCGGCGTCGGCAAGCTCGGGCGTGATCAGGTGGAAAGTTATGCCGCCCGCCGCGGCGTCACGCTGCAGCAGGCCGAACGCGACCTGGCGCCGAACCTCGGCTACGACCCGGAGTAA
- a CDS encoding helix-turn-helix domain-containing protein, giving the protein MNTDSVLANVSRNVRHARRLRGWSQERLAGAASVSRRMLVGIETGDSNVSLATLDRLAAALGLSFAELVRPADGEGPPRAAPLQVWQGALPDSKGILMESLTHNGQTVELWVWRVAPGDRYDAEADAPGSHEMVWVTDGELVLQQGERVWRLAAGQSLTFHSDIDYSYRNEGTETVRFSKNVIVAAPPVPYSGS; this is encoded by the coding sequence ATGAATACCGACTCCGTGCTCGCCAATGTGTCCCGCAATGTTCGCCATGCCCGCCGTCTGCGCGGCTGGAGCCAGGAGCGGCTGGCTGGTGCCGCCAGCGTCAGCCGGCGCATGCTGGTCGGCATCGAGACCGGCGACAGCAATGTCAGCCTGGCAACGCTGGACCGGCTGGCGGCCGCACTCGGCCTGAGCTTTGCCGAGCTGGTGCGGCCGGCGGACGGCGAGGGTCCGCCACGGGCCGCGCCGCTGCAGGTCTGGCAGGGCGCCCTGCCAGACAGCAAGGGCATCCTGATGGAGAGCCTGACCCACAACGGGCAGACGGTCGAACTGTGGGTCTGGCGGGTGGCGCCGGGCGATCGCTATGACGCCGAGGCCGATGCGCCGGGCAGCCACGAAATGGTCTGGGTGACCGATGGCGAGCTGGTGCTGCAGCAGGGCGAGCGGGTCTGGCGACTGGCGGCCGGCCAGTCGCTGACCTTTCATTCCGACATCGACTACAGCTACCGGAACGAGGGGACGGAGACGGTGCGTTTCAGCAAGAACGTGATCGTCGCTGCCCCGCCGGTCCCTTACTCCGGGTCGTAG
- a CDS encoding DMT family transporter, protein MTASSPAAPLAPPRSLLPDATLVGITLLWGGTFLTVQTALQWSGPFGFVALRFGVAGLVALLLSWRLLGGLTRIELRSGILIGSVLFLSYSLQTSGLSSITSSKSAFLTALYVPLVPLMQWLLFKRYPSRWSWAGIVIAFTGLALLSDPSGLDFGFGPGEWLTLAGAAVIAFEICLISRYANACEPRRVATVQLLVVSLLATTGMLVSGEPLPQPHPGLIACVAGIGLATALIQVAMNWAQKTVPATRATIIYAMEPVWAGWIGWLAGETLTPLVITGAALVVVSVLISQWGERQTQ, encoded by the coding sequence ATGACCGCCTCCAGCCCGGCCGCTCCGCTGGCCCCGCCCCGCTCCCTGCTGCCCGATGCCACCCTGGTCGGCATCACCCTGCTGTGGGGCGGCACCTTCCTGACCGTGCAGACCGCACTGCAATGGTCCGGCCCGTTCGGTTTTGTTGCCCTGCGCTTCGGTGTCGCCGGGCTGGTGGCGCTGCTGCTGTCATGGCGGCTGCTCGGCGGGCTGACCCGCATCGAGCTGCGTTCCGGCATCCTGATCGGCAGCGTGCTGTTCCTCAGCTACAGCCTGCAGACCTCGGGGCTGAGCAGCATCACCAGCAGCAAATCCGCCTTTCTGACCGCGCTGTACGTGCCATTGGTACCGCTGATGCAATGGCTGCTGTTCAAGCGCTATCCGAGCCGCTGGTCCTGGGCCGGCATCGTCATCGCCTTCACCGGTCTGGCGCTGCTGTCCGATCCGAGCGGGCTCGATTTCGGTTTCGGACCGGGCGAATGGCTGACCCTGGCTGGCGCCGCCGTCATCGCGTTCGAGATCTGCCTGATCAGCCGTTATGCGAACGCCTGCGAACCGCGCCGGGTGGCGACGGTGCAGCTGCTGGTGGTGTCGCTGCTGGCGACCACCGGCATGCTGGTGTCCGGCGAACCGCTGCCGCAGCCGCATCCGGGCCTGATTGCCTGCGTCGCCGGCATCGGGCTGGCCACCGCGCTGATCCAGGTGGCGATGAACTGGGCGCAGAAGACCGTGCCGGCCACCCGCGCCACCATCATCTATGCAATGGAACCGGTCTGGGCCGGCTGGATCGGCTGGCTGGCCGGCGAGACGCTGACACCGCTGGTGATCACCGGGGCGGCACTGGTGGTGGTCAGCGTGCTGATCAGCCAGTGGGGCGAGCGGCAGACCCAGTGA
- a CDS encoding alpha/beta hydrolase, with translation MHAVSPKLVPWLADLNQRNAALIANGYLPTAISAREGLAGMTFLQVQPGPPLAWVNDELIPGPGYTVPVRIYHPAPTEERAVIVFLHGGGHMAGGVSVYDPVCRRLAAATGQVVVSAEYRLAPENPYPAGLNDGHTVARGVWAALERRQLPYRHELTLIGDSGGGALCASISTLAQFDPALRISNQVLIYPSLDYTLSLPSIQENAEGYLLHSSRVSWYFDNYFQHSENRRDASPLHAPFIERLPRTLIVSAGFDPLRDEAIAYQARLQQAGIVCERLHFDDMVHAFLNLENLVADECAAVYRRIAGFLQGD, from the coding sequence ATGCATGCAGTCAGCCCCAAACTCGTCCCGTGGCTTGCCGATCTGAACCAGCGCAACGCCGCGCTGATCGCCAATGGCTATCTGCCGACCGCAATCAGCGCGCGTGAAGGACTGGCCGGGATGACCTTCCTGCAGGTCCAGCCCGGCCCGCCGCTGGCCTGGGTCAATGACGAGCTGATTCCCGGTCCGGGCTACACCGTGCCGGTGCGCATCTATCACCCGGCACCGACCGAGGAACGCGCCGTGATCGTGTTCCTGCATGGCGGCGGCCATATGGCCGGTGGTGTCAGCGTCTACGATCCGGTCTGCCGCCGGCTGGCCGCCGCAACCGGCCAGGTGGTGGTCTCGGCCGAGTACCGGCTCGCGCCGGAAAACCCGTACCCGGCCGGCCTGAACGACGGCCACACCGTGGCGCGTGGTGTCTGGGCGGCACTGGAACGGCGCCAGCTGCCGTACCGGCACGAGCTGACCCTGATCGGCGACTCGGGCGGCGGCGCGCTGTGCGCCAGCATCAGCACACTGGCGCAGTTCGATCCGGCACTGCGCATCAGCAACCAGGTACTGATCTATCCGAGCCTGGACTACACGCTGAGCCTGCCGTCGATACAGGAAAATGCCGAGGGATACCTGCTGCACAGCAGCCGGGTCAGCTGGTATTTCGACAACTATTTCCAGCACAGCGAGAACCGCCGCGACGCCTCGCCACTGCACGCGCCATTTATCGAGCGCCTGCCGCGCACGCTGATCGTCAGCGCCGGCTTCGACCCGCTGCGCGACGAAGCCATCGCCTACCAGGCGCGGCTGCAACAGGCCGGCATTGTCTGCGAACGGCTGCACTTCGACGACATGGTGCATGCGTTCCTGAACCTGGAGAACCTGGTCGCCGATGAATGCGCCGCCGTCTACCGGCGCATTGCCGGCTTCCTGCAGGGCGACTGA
- a CDS encoding M48 metallopeptidase family protein, whose protein sequence is MSDLPYLAGYAPALLERVRDLRDGGKLRAWIEQRHPDRHAVQTDKALYQYVDALRQRHMRNAPLLSRVQFDSQQHPMRGTLGTHTFVSRTQGGKLKAKHEIRIAALFRDAPAAFLQMIVVHELAHMKEKDHNKAFYQLCCHMEPDYHQLEFDMRVWLTVREG, encoded by the coding sequence ATGTCCGATCTTCCCTACCTGGCCGGCTATGCACCGGCCCTGCTTGAGCGCGTGCGCGACCTGCGTGATGGCGGCAAGCTGCGCGCCTGGATCGAGCAGCGTCACCCCGACCGGCATGCGGTGCAGACCGACAAGGCGCTGTACCAGTACGTCGATGCGCTGCGCCAGCGCCATATGCGCAATGCGCCGCTGCTGTCCCGGGTCCAGTTCGACAGCCAGCAGCACCCGATGCGCGGCACGCTGGGCACCCATACCTTCGTGTCGCGCACCCAGGGCGGCAAGCTGAAGGCCAAGCACGAAATCCGCATTGCCGCGCTGTTTCGTGATGCGCCAGCGGCCTTTCTGCAGATGATTGTCGTGCACGAGCTGGCGCACATGAAGGAGAAGGACCACAACAAGGCCTTCTACCAGCTGTGCTGCCATATGGAGCCTGACTACCACCAGCTGGAATTCGACATGCGGGTGTGGCTGACCGTGCGCGAGGGCTGA
- a CDS encoding response regulator: MSKPKILIVEDEANIRRFVRIALEQEGMSVFEVPSGAQARMDAVTRRPDLIIVDLGLPDGDGKDLIRELRNWVFSPILVLSAREREDEKVEALNAGADDYLVKPFGVPELVARIRALLRRSQVVSNTDVASSRIRFGNVAVDLATHEVIRDGKPVHLTPIEFRLLTSLIRGHGKVLTHKQLLRDTWGAPYTNRPHYLRVYMMQLRQKLENDLSQPEFLLTELQVGYRLSGMTIEGEIPANAPGSSPWPPGLQP, from the coding sequence ATGAGCAAGCCGAAGATACTGATTGTCGAGGACGAAGCGAATATCCGGCGCTTTGTCCGGATTGCGCTGGAGCAGGAGGGAATGAGCGTTTTCGAGGTGCCCTCGGGGGCGCAGGCCCGGATGGACGCCGTGACGCGCAGGCCCGATCTGATCATCGTGGACCTTGGTCTTCCGGACGGGGACGGAAAGGACCTGATCCGCGAGTTGAGGAACTGGGTTTTTTCTCCCATCCTCGTGCTTTCGGCCCGGGAGCGCGAAGACGAAAAGGTAGAGGCGCTCAATGCCGGTGCGGACGACTATCTTGTCAAACCGTTTGGCGTGCCGGAGCTGGTCGCGCGGATTCGCGCGCTGTTGCGCCGTTCGCAGGTCGTGTCCAATACCGATGTGGCCTCGTCGCGCATCCGGTTCGGCAATGTCGCGGTCGATCTCGCCACCCATGAAGTGATTCGCGATGGCAAACCGGTGCATCTGACGCCCATCGAGTTCCGCTTGCTGACGTCGCTGATACGCGGGCATGGCAAAGTGCTGACCCACAAGCAGCTTCTGCGCGACACCTGGGGCGCGCCGTATACCAACCGTCCCCACTACCTCCGCGTTTACATGATGCAGCTGCGGCAAAAGCTTGAAAACGATCTCTCCCAGCCAGAATTCCTGCTTACCGAACTGCAGGTCGGCTACCGGCTGTCCGGCATGACGATCGAAGGCGAAATCCCGGCGAACGCCCCCGGCTCCAGCCCATGGCCCCCCGGACTTCAGCCGTAA